In Treponema primitia ZAS-2, a genomic segment contains:
- a CDS encoding helix-turn-helix domain-containing protein — MTLNNSNIILRREIEPMLLKARSALQSYEKATGVNVSVLDQAGHSISEEMAQPPEEGRVVAALLATKSPAQETLRLKSALQAADQVGDPSFFCALCRKYSRQDDRVWDDDEYPCTAIHIHSISQAQHAGGVYIYTCEMGFAYWTCPLSTGGRLAGALIAGRVLGVKRQEAVEKIFTMSRGLISREESAGYLEYVPEKSQDEIKSLAQLLLTCAEQISRSPETYHEILKRRAQQQTKLLDQIETLKNQYPSGELVPCYPIEKERLLMASLRRGDNESSRKVLDELLALLFFSNPDNFKFMQYRAIELVVLLSRAAVTSGNTEDALLEMNNQFLLDIQEAQNMEELIDMLYQVVDSMTGQIFSFRGVRHASALRKAERYIWENYTRKLSLQEVATASGLSAPYFSTVFKEEMGENLSGYLNRLRVERAAAMLSGSDFPLSEIAGACGFEDQSWFSKIFKNYTGMSPGKYRIQNCGSGPALSTDNLPVNHHTIGG, encoded by the coding sequence ATGACCCTTAATAACTCGAATATTATACTCCGCAGAGAGATAGAACCTATGCTGCTAAAAGCCCGGTCGGCTCTGCAATCCTATGAAAAAGCCACCGGCGTAAACGTATCCGTGTTGGATCAGGCGGGGCATTCTATTTCGGAAGAGATGGCTCAGCCCCCTGAAGAGGGCCGGGTAGTAGCGGCGCTACTTGCAACGAAGTCTCCCGCGCAGGAAACTCTCCGACTAAAGTCGGCGTTGCAAGCAGCGGACCAGGTGGGTGATCCGAGTTTTTTCTGCGCCCTCTGTAGAAAATATTCCCGGCAAGACGACCGGGTCTGGGATGATGATGAGTACCCCTGTACCGCTATACATATCCACAGTATTTCTCAGGCCCAGCATGCAGGGGGAGTGTATATTTATACCTGTGAAATGGGTTTCGCTTACTGGACATGTCCTCTGTCTACCGGGGGGCGCCTGGCCGGAGCATTGATTGCCGGGAGGGTATTGGGGGTAAAACGGCAGGAAGCGGTGGAAAAAATTTTTACCATGAGCCGGGGGCTTATATCCCGGGAGGAATCGGCGGGATACCTGGAGTATGTTCCTGAAAAATCCCAGGATGAAATAAAGTCCCTGGCCCAGCTCCTGCTCACCTGTGCGGAACAGATATCCCGGTCGCCGGAAACCTATCACGAAATTCTTAAACGCCGGGCCCAGCAGCAAACAAAACTTTTGGATCAGATAGAAACCTTGAAAAACCAGTACCCCTCGGGAGAGCTGGTCCCCTGCTATCCCATAGAGAAGGAGCGGCTCCTTATGGCGTCCCTGCGGCGGGGGGATAACGAATCTTCCCGGAAAGTCCTGGACGAACTTCTTGCCCTTCTCTTTTTCTCGAACCCCGATAATTTTAAGTTTATGCAGTACCGGGCCATTGAGCTGGTGGTGCTCCTCTCCCGGGCGGCGGTCACATCGGGCAACACTGAAGATGCGCTATTGGAGATGAATAACCAGTTCCTCCTGGACATACAGGAGGCGCAAAACATGGAGGAACTTATCGATATGCTGTACCAGGTAGTGGACAGCATGACCGGGCAGATTTTTTCCTTCCGGGGAGTGCGTCATGCCTCGGCGCTGCGGAAGGCGGAGCGGTATATCTGGGAAAACTACACCCGCAAATTGAGCCTCCAGGAGGTGGCCACCGCTTCGGGACTTTCCGCCCCCTATTTCAGTACCGTGTTCAAAGAAGAAATGGGGGAGAACCTGTCAGGGTACCTGAACCGCCTCCGGGTGGAACGGGCCGCAGCTATGCTAAGCGGTTCTGATTTTCCTCTGAGTGAAATAGCCGGGGCCTGTGGGTTCGAGGATCAAAGCTGGTTTTCGAAGATATTCAAAAATTATACCGGAATGAGCCCGGGAAAATACCGAATTCAGAATTGCGGTTCCGGCCCGGCGTTATCGACGGATAATCTGCCGGTGAATCACCACACGATAGGCGGGTAA
- the lepA gene encoding translation elongation factor 4 — translation MAKPEYIRNFCIIAHIDHGKSTLADRLIQKAHLVTDRDFQDQILDNMDIERERGITIKSQAVCLPYIAKDGQEYELNLVDTPGHVDFTYEVSRAINSCEGALLLVDATQGVQAQTLSNMYLAMEHNLEIVPVINKIDMIAADIPATKQQIEHDLGLSAEDALLVSARQGTGVDELFEAIVERFPAPTGDPTAILQALIFDCHYDPYRGVVVHLRIFDGTIKRGMKIRFMHNNSEYEVENLGVFKLALVETDELSAGNVGYIIAGVKTVSDVRVGDTVTNAENPCEKPLPGFREIKPVVFSSIYPVDSNDYEELKTSLEKLKLNDASLIYEKDSSAALGFGFRCGFLGLLHLEVIQERLEREFDQSVIFTAPSVKYKVRLRGNPGHPAEELLVDNPTEYPDEGRIEGADEPYIRAAIITPTTYLGNIMTLCMDKRGVQTNMTYLDEKRVEMVYDMPLSEVLFDFYDRLKSISRGYASFDYDVTEYKPTELVKLDILLNGKGVDALSQLVFKGNAYDRAKIVCERLRDEITRQQFKIAIQGSIGSQIIARETVNALRKDVLAKCYGGDISRKRKLLEKQKEGKKRMKMVGDVELPQSAFLAVLKSKDE, via the coding sequence ATGGCAAAACCTGAATATATCCGCAATTTTTGCATCATCGCCCACATTGATCACGGTAAGTCCACCCTGGCGGACCGGCTTATCCAGAAAGCTCATTTGGTGACGGACCGGGATTTTCAGGACCAGATCCTGGACAACATGGACATTGAGCGGGAGCGGGGGATCACCATAAAAAGCCAGGCGGTGTGCCTCCCCTATATCGCCAAGGATGGCCAGGAATACGAGCTTAACCTGGTTGATACCCCCGGCCATGTGGACTTTACCTACGAGGTTTCCCGAGCCATCAACTCCTGCGAGGGGGCCTTGCTCCTGGTGGACGCCACCCAGGGGGTGCAGGCCCAGACCCTGTCCAATATGTACCTGGCCATGGAGCACAATTTAGAAATAGTGCCGGTGATCAATAAAATTGACATGATTGCCGCAGACATACCCGCCACAAAACAGCAGATTGAACATGACCTGGGCCTTTCCGCCGAGGACGCCCTGCTGGTTTCCGCCCGTCAGGGCACCGGGGTGGACGAACTTTTTGAGGCCATTGTGGAGCGTTTTCCCGCGCCCACCGGGGACCCCACAGCAATACTGCAAGCCCTGATCTTTGACTGCCACTACGATCCCTACCGTGGGGTGGTGGTTCACCTCCGCATCTTTGACGGGACCATTAAGCGGGGCATGAAGATCCGCTTCATGCACAACAATTCTGAGTATGAAGTGGAAAACCTAGGGGTCTTTAAGCTTGCCCTGGTGGAAACCGACGAGCTGTCCGCAGGGAATGTGGGGTACATCATCGCAGGTGTAAAAACCGTGAGCGATGTCCGGGTGGGGGATACGGTAACCAATGCGGAGAACCCCTGCGAAAAGCCCCTGCCCGGCTTCCGGGAGATAAAGCCCGTGGTCTTTTCCTCGATATACCCCGTGGACTCCAATGATTACGAGGAGCTAAAAACAAGCCTGGAAAAACTCAAGCTCAACGACGCTTCCCTGATCTACGAAAAAGATTCCTCCGCCGCCCTGGGCTTCGGCTTCCGCTGCGGCTTTCTGGGGCTGCTCCACCTGGAAGTGATCCAGGAGCGGCTTGAGCGGGAATTTGATCAGTCCGTGATCTTCACCGCCCCCTCGGTAAAGTACAAGGTCCGCCTCCGGGGCAACCCCGGCCACCCGGCTGAGGAACTCCTGGTGGACAACCCTACCGAGTACCCCGACGAGGGCCGCATTGAAGGGGCCGACGAACCCTACATACGGGCCGCTATCATCACCCCCACCACGTACCTGGGCAACATCATGACCCTCTGCATGGACAAACGGGGAGTCCAGACCAACATGACCTACCTGGATGAAAAGCGGGTAGAAATGGTCTACGACATGCCCCTGTCGGAGGTGCTCTTTGATTTCTACGACCGCCTGAAGAGCATCAGCCGGGGCTACGCATCCTTTGACTACGATGTCACGGAATACAAGCCCACCGAATTGGTCAAGCTGGACATACTCCTCAACGGCAAGGGGGTGGATGCCCTGTCCCAGCTGGTCTTCAAGGGCAATGCCTACGACCGGGCCAAGATAGTCTGCGAGCGGCTCCGGGACGAGATAACCCGGCAGCAGTTCAAGATAGCCATCCAGGGCTCCATAGGCAGCCAGATCATCGCCCGGGAAACCGTGAACGCCCTGCGCAAGGACGTGCTGGCCAAATGCTACGGCGGGGACATCTCCCGGAAGCGGAAGCTCCTGGAAAAGCAGAAGGAAGGGAAGAAGCGGATGAAGATGGTAGGAGACGTGGAGCTGCCCCAGAGCGCGTTTTTGGCGGTGCTGAAGTCTAAGGACGAGTAG
- a CDS encoding helix-turn-helix domain-containing protein: MNDEKISNVKTRANLVRETDPLLVRAWKVLNIYAKSTGTVCCVLDQDFLPIRETFPGLIGETNTCINYCLKYAADRSPRDSRNPDDSRNPDDSRNPDDSRNPDDSRNHRDCTSLDNKSGDPIRTSDLRSHPCNMLHINSIKEAHRFGGSYIYMCELGFMFWTSPLYSEGRFIGALVGSGFLGIDRRETQEVMQIMSSGTVSPQELETRLSQFSSGESERIKALADLLLICAEYLSTGSDDYFDNLRGRPETRPEPQVRTEILRNSRSAHVQVPGYPMDKERMLLAALRRGDNDSGRRILNELLEILFYSNSDQFKFVQFRAIELVVLLSRAAMMQGKGEGPASLPSQLSETLPMSSSAGPAETGLTEAGSTEVGPTEVGDDSMLETNNRYLRRIQEAKSIEELTDVLHIIVERMSSQIFSFQGVRHASALRKAERYIWENYTRKLSLQEVASASGLSAPYFSSIFKEEMGENLSSYLNRLRVEKAGHMLTETDLSLNEIAASCGFEDQSWFSKIFKSFTSVSPGKYRGQGGGESVSN; this comes from the coding sequence ATGAATGACGAAAAAATAAGCAATGTTAAAACTAGGGCCAATCTTGTTAGAGAAACTGACCCCTTGCTGGTCAGGGCCTGGAAGGTGCTTAATATTTACGCAAAGTCTACCGGAACTGTTTGTTGTGTGCTGGATCAGGATTTTTTGCCGATTCGTGAAACCTTCCCTGGCCTTATCGGGGAGACCAATACCTGCATTAACTATTGTCTTAAATATGCTGCGGACAGGAGTCCCCGGGACTCCCGGAATCCTGATGATTCCCGGAATCCTGATGATTCCCGGAATCCCGATGATTCCCGGAATCCCGATGATTCCCGGAATCATCGGGACTGCACGTCCCTGGATAACAAATCCGGGGATCCTATCCGAACTTCCGATTTACGATCCCACCCCTGTAACATGCTGCATATAAACAGCATCAAGGAAGCTCACCGTTTCGGAGGCTCCTACATCTATATGTGTGAACTGGGGTTTATGTTCTGGACCAGTCCCCTTTATTCCGAGGGACGTTTTATAGGGGCCCTGGTTGGATCGGGATTCCTGGGCATTGATCGCAGGGAGACCCAGGAAGTCATGCAGATAATGAGTAGTGGAACCGTCTCTCCCCAGGAACTGGAAACCCGGCTGTCCCAGTTCTCCAGTGGCGAATCTGAACGGATTAAAGCCTTGGCAGATTTGCTGCTGATCTGCGCCGAGTACCTTTCCACGGGCTCAGATGATTACTTTGACAATCTTCGGGGACGGCCGGAAACCCGGCCGGAACCGCAGGTGCGGACAGAAATACTGCGGAATTCCCGTTCTGCCCATGTTCAGGTTCCCGGGTATCCCATGGATAAGGAACGGATGCTTTTGGCGGCTCTGCGCCGGGGGGATAACGATTCGGGGCGGAGAATACTAAACGAGCTTCTGGAGATACTTTTTTATTCAAACTCGGATCAATTTAAGTTTGTCCAGTTCCGGGCAATAGAACTGGTGGTCCTCCTTTCCCGGGCAGCCATGATGCAGGGGAAGGGAGAAGGCCCGGCTTCCCTGCCGTCGCAGCTCTCGGAGACGCTTCCTATGTCAAGTTCAGCCGGCCCGGCTGAAACCGGCCTGACCGAGGCCGGCTCAACGGAAGTTGGCCCAACGGAAGTTGGCGATGACAGTATGCTGGAAACAAATAACCGTTACCTCCGCCGCATCCAGGAAGCGAAGAGCATTGAGGAACTCACCGACGTGCTCCATATTATTGTGGAGCGAATGTCCTCCCAGATCTTTTCATTCCAGGGAGTACGCCATGCCTCGGCTTTGCGCAAGGCGGAACGGTATATCTGGGAAAACTACACCCGCAAACTGAGCCTCCAGGAGGTGGCCTCTGCTTCGGGACTTTCCGCCCCCTATTTCAGCTCTATCTTTAAGGAGGAAATGGGGGAAAACCTTTCAAGCTACCTGAACCGTCTCCGGGTTGAGAAGGCGGGGCACATGCTGACCGAGACCGACTTGTCTCTCAATGAAATTGCGGCTTCCTGCGGCTTTGAAGATCAAAGCTGGTTCTCGAAGATATTCAAAAGTTTTACCAGCGTAAGCCCCGGAAAATACCGGGGTCAGGGCGGCGGTGAATCTGTTTCAAATTAA
- a CDS encoding PD-(D/E)XK nuclease family transposase, whose amino-acid sequence MIKVQFSDTDDIADLCIDGVFKTAFTQNTPESREAMRCILTAILKRELRVITITANEPPIHDLRDRQIRYDISISFNDGELANVEITLWPDAHEVLRLEYYVGKLFLNQDIKGKDKDYKDLKRVYQISLIANRRLFNDNNLVHHFEYHDREHNMPLGGRTTIITLELEKLGPVLQKPVSEMDAQERWAVFTRFCSDKSKRGLINELLAQEEGIAMAGQTIQGISKEQLEALRQMSREKYELDRQSYETQLRREAREKVRAEIQAEIQRELEEGQAEIQRELEKGQAEIQRELEKGQAEIQRELEKGQAEIQRELEKGRRELEERDRVIAELRRQLQEKA is encoded by the coding sequence ATGATAAAAGTCCAATTTTCCGACACCGACGATATTGCGGATCTATGTATTGACGGGGTATTCAAGACCGCCTTCACCCAAAACACCCCCGAGTCCCGGGAAGCCATGAGGTGTATCCTCACCGCTATCCTTAAACGGGAACTCAGGGTTATCACTATTACCGCCAACGAGCCGCCCATCCATGATTTGCGGGATCGGCAAATCCGCTATGACATCAGCATAAGCTTCAATGACGGCGAGCTTGCCAATGTGGAAATTACCCTTTGGCCTGACGCCCATGAGGTACTCCGGCTGGAATATTATGTCGGCAAGCTCTTTCTCAACCAGGACATTAAGGGGAAGGACAAGGACTATAAAGATTTGAAACGGGTGTATCAGATTTCCCTTATAGCAAATCGGCGGCTATTTAATGACAATAACTTAGTTCACCATTTTGAATACCATGACCGGGAACACAATATGCCATTAGGTGGACGGACAACGATCATTACGCTAGAATTGGAGAAACTGGGCCCGGTGTTACAAAAGCCGGTGTCTGAAATGGACGCCCAGGAGCGTTGGGCAGTATTTACCCGGTTTTGCTCGGATAAAAGCAAACGGGGCTTGATCAATGAGTTATTGGCTCAAGAGGAGGGCATAGCCATGGCAGGACAAACGATACAGGGGATAAGCAAGGAACAGCTTGAAGCTTTGCGTCAGATGAGCAGAGAAAAATACGAGCTTGACAGACAAAGCTACGAGACCCAGCTTCGAAGAGAAGCCCGGGAAAAAGTCCGGGCAGAAATCCAGGCAGAAATCCAACGGGAACTGGAAGAAGGCCAAGCAGAAATCCAGCGGGAACTGGAAAAAGGCCAAGCAGAAATCCAGCGGGAACTGGAAAAAGGCCAGGCAGAAATCCAGCGGGAACTGGAAAAAGGCCAGGCAGAAATCCAGCGGGAACTGGAAAAAGGCCGACGGGAACTAGAAGAAAGAGACCGGGTGATTGCGGAGCTCAGGCGGCAGTTGCAGGAAAAAGCGTAG
- a CDS encoding cobalamin B12-binding domain-containing protein, giving the protein MVNLSDISNSLQSGKAKETSDLIARAIKENYSVESILRQGLIPGMYAMTNRYKRREIFRPELLIAARAMNIGIGVLRPAIASSAGEPKGAVIIGAVKGDIHDIEKTLAAVTLEGAGFRVIDLGVSVSPERFVEAAVRESAQIILCFSSLPATMPQLKSVVHAASSAGIRSRVKIMITGAPVTEKYCQDIGADFYARDTVGVVEMARAACSNG; this is encoded by the coding sequence ATGGTTAATTTAAGTGACATTTCCAACAGTCTCCAGTCGGGGAAGGCAAAAGAAACTTCGGATTTGATTGCCAGGGCTATCAAAGAAAATTACAGTGTGGAGAGCATCCTTAGGCAGGGACTGATCCCCGGCATGTACGCCATGACAAACCGGTATAAGCGGCGGGAGATATTCAGGCCGGAACTGCTCATCGCCGCCCGGGCCATGAATATAGGTATCGGGGTGCTCAGGCCGGCGATTGCCTCATCAGCCGGAGAACCCAAGGGTGCCGTGATTATCGGCGCTGTAAAAGGGGATATCCATGATATTGAAAAGACCCTTGCGGCGGTAACCCTGGAAGGGGCTGGTTTCCGGGTAATAGATCTGGGGGTCAGTGTTTCCCCAGAGCGCTTTGTGGAAGCCGCTGTCAGAGAAAGCGCCCAGATTATCCTCTGTTTTTCCAGTCTGCCCGCAACCATGCCCCAGCTCAAGTCTGTGGTTCACGCCGCGTCCTCCGCAGGCATACGGAGCCGGGTCAAGATCATGATTACTGGCGCCCCGGTGACGGAGAAATACTGCCAGGATATCGGCGCGGATTTTTACGCCAGGGATACTGTAGGCGTTGTGGAGATGGCTAGGGCAGCTTGCAGTAATGGGTGA